The Helianthus annuus cultivar XRQ/B chromosome 16, HanXRQr2.0-SUNRISE, whole genome shotgun sequence genome includes a window with the following:
- the LOC110919262 gene encoding uncharacterized protein LOC110919262, protein MDLAHRALWAIKTVNTDYNEAGKVQKLQLSEIEEIRDEAYECASAYKDKLKKVHDAKLRKRSFEVGQKVWLYNSRLKFFAGKLKSKWMGPYVITRVGQFGDIEIEDVHTQTKQVVNGHWLKPYLEGNDINNLELDKLGYILCPLDE, encoded by the coding sequence ATGGATTTAGCTCACCGAGCATTATGGGCAATTAAAACGGTTAACACGGATTATAATGAAGCGGGGAAGGTGCAAAAGTTGCAATTGAGTGAGATAGAAGAGATTAGAGACGAAGCCTACGAATGTGCATCCGCATATAAAGACAAGCTTAAAAAGGTTCACGATGCAAAGTTGCGGAAGAGATcttttgaagtgggtcaaaaggtgtggttgTACAATTCGAGATTGAAGTTTTTTGCGGGCAAGTtgaaaagtaaatggatggggcCCTATGTGATTACAAGAGTGGGGCAATTTGGTGATATAGAGATTGAAGATGTTCACACTCAAACGAAACAAGTGGTGAACGGGCACTGGCTCAAGCCATACTTGGAGGGAAACGACATCAACAATCTTGAGCTTGACAAATTGGGCTACATTTTATGCCCATTGGATGAGTAA
- the LOC110916171 gene encoding protein ALP1-like: protein MKDYFDEAPTFSNEVFRRRFRMSKRLFLRIVNDLEANYDYFKQKPDARGYLGFTGIQKCTSALRILAYGNTTDINDEYLKMAEKTTRDSLEHFCRGIIDVYGARYLRTPTWEDLQKIYEVHNAEHGLPGMIGSIDCMHWRWDNCPTAWRGQHTRGDQKGPTIILQAVASQDLWVWSAYFGVVGSCNDINVLEQSPLLEEWISGKAPKASFYANGNYYPHGYYLSDGIYPRYSIFVKTFSDPIDEKRAYFKKVQESSRKDIERCFGVLKQRWQYLRNPCRAWSKQKMRDAMYACIIMHNMILEDEGKAICQNYVPEAVHQEHPQASMEERVSNARELRYEPYHSQLMVDLVHRAWSVRYVPPEGEEETEDEEDEVGEGDESEDEN from the exons atgaaagactattttgacGAGGCGCCGACATTTTCAAACGAAGTTTTTAGGCGTCGTTTCCGGATGAGTAAACGGTTGTTTCTACGCATAGTCAACGACTTGGAAGCCAACtacgattattttaaacaaaaaccggATGCGAGAGGGTACCTTGGATTCACCGGTATCCAAAAGTGTACGTCGGCATTACGAATCCTTGCTTATGGTAACACtaccgacatcaacgacgagtatctaaaaatggcggagaaaacaacacgagatagcttggaacatttttgtcgcg gtataatTGATGTGTACGGTGCGCGTTATCTTAGAACGCCTACATGGGAGGACCTTCAAAAGATCTACGAGGTACATAATGCCGAGCATGGTTTGCCTGGTATGATCGGGAGCATAGATTGCATGCATTGGCGTTGGGATAACTGCCCGACTGCATGGCGAGGCCAACACACACGTGGTGACCAAAAAGGACCCACTATTATTCTTCAGGCGGTTGCTTCACAGGatctttgggtttggtcggcttactttggcgtggtcgggtcatgcaatgatatCAATGTTTTAGAACAATCGCCGTTGTTAGAGGAGTGGATTTCTGGCAAAGCTCCAAAAGCGTCGTTTTACGCAAATGGAAACTACTACCCCCATGGATATTATTTGAGCGACGGaatttatcctaggtattcgatttttgtgaagacgtttagtgatcctattgatgagaaaagagcatactttaaaaaggttcaagagtcttcacgaaaagatattgagagatgctttggggttcttaaacaacgctggcaatacttgagaaatccttgtcgtgcatggagcaagcaaaaaatgagagatgctatgtacgcttgtataatcatgcacaacatgattttggaagacgaaggaaaggcgatatgCCAGAATTATGTGCCAGAAGCCGTTCACCAGGAGCATCCGCAGGcgtcaatggaagaaagagtgagtaacgcgcgagagttgcgttacgaaccgtaccattcccagttaatggttgatttggtACACCGCGCATGGTCGGTTCGTTACGTACCACCTGAGGGAGAGGAAGAAACGGAGGACGAGGAAGACGAAGTTGGCGAGGGTGACGAAAGCGAAGAcgaaaactag
- the LOC110916366 gene encoding transcription factor HEC2, translating into MDIEFLRSISDDQTDMMMMQLEKLPDFSAVYDNNNNQHNTNLNPNYMMEDSSFINPTTTIAFNSPTPTTGGTEMQFLSSPRWRNGGDEETEQKRNSMAAMREMIFRIAAMQPIHIDPESIKPPKRRNVKISKDPQSVAARHRRERISERIRILQRLVPGGTKMDTASMLDEAIHYMKFLKNQVQTLEKVGENRPPMAAGIGFPVAMTSGSYIPMGTSAKGYQQSGNNVVHHSLGA; encoded by the coding sequence ATGGACATTGAGTTTCTTAGGTCCATTTCCGATGACCAAACCGACATGATGATGATGCAGCTCGAAAAACTCCCTGATTTCTCTGCAGtttatgataataataataatcaacatAATACCAACCTGAATCCAAACTATATGATGGAAGACTCCAGTTTCATAAACCCTACAACCACCATTGCATTCAACTCTCCAACACCAACCACCGGTGGTACTGAGATGCAGTTTTTATCAAGTCCACGGTGGCGAAACGGTGGTGATGAAGAAACCGAGCAGAAGCGAAACTCAATGGCCGCGATGAGAGAAATGATATTTCGAATAGCAGCCATGCAACCGATCCACATTGATCCGGAATCCATCAAACCACCCAAGAGGCGGAATGTGAAGATATCGAAAGACCCTCAAAGCGTGGCGGCCAGGCATCGGAGAGAAAGGATAAGTGAGAGGATTAGGATATTACAAAGACTTGTTCCGGGTGGTACAAAAATGGATACAGCCTCTATGCTTGATGAAGCAATTCATTAtatgaagtttttgaaaaatcaGGTGCAAACATTGGAGAAAGTTGGAGAGAATCGGCCACCGATGGCGGCGGGGATCGGTTTTCCGGTGGCGATGACAAGTGGGAGTTACATTCCCATGGGGACATCTGCAAAGGGTTATCAACAATCTGGGAATAATGTTGTTCATCACTCTTTAGGAGCCTAG
- the LOC110916913 gene encoding zinc finger MYM-type protein 1-like → MSNRYRKHESGHSKRKKKQKLEAEMESLKGSLLKYVTTVKDNNSDEPLKVDDLSSDDPLNVDEHNSDEPLNVDEQNRDEPLNVDENNKDEPLNVDENNRDEPLNANENNSDEPLNVDETINLDDPTEWTVINANLRDLLVEKGPVKVYDYDFPKDEYSRNFSSSFYMQKMANGEKYERKWLLYSIKVDRVFCFCCKLFDVNSCKSKLAKGGSKDWRNMNDKLKKHESSKEHIMNMSKWFELETRLAKNNTIDKETQILINKDKEHWKDVLKRIIGVVKTFSMNNIPFRGDNEKLYEKNNGNFLAIVQMIAEFDLVMKEHVRRIKNKEIYNNYLGHNMQNELISLLACEVKNKIVNKVKEAKYFSVILDCTPDTSHKEQMSIILRCLDISSTPIEVKEYFFEFIIVDDTTGKGLFDAMVEEISNIGLDINNIRGQGYDNGSNMKGKHQGVQKRLLDINPRAFYTPCGCHSLNLVLCDMANSCTKAREFFGIIQRTYTIFASSTKRWKILQDCLPKLTLKPLSQTRWESRVESVKAIRYQAPQIKKALMKLYSDDDAKVLSEAKSLADFEFNKFEFLLGMVIWYEILCAINRVSKSLQEKDMCIDSAIQKLDGLLCYFENYRENGFENAIIDAKEIALEMDVEPMFREKRIIHRNRRFDENVTNETTKTPIELFKTDYFSFYI, encoded by the coding sequence ATGTCCAATAGATATAGAAAGCATGAATCGGGTCATTCtaagagaaaaaagaaacaaaaattaGAAGCTGAGATGGAATCATTAAAAGGATCTTTATTAAAATATGTAACAACCGTGAAAGATAACAATAGTGATGAACCGTTAAAAGTGGATGACCTTAGTAGCGATGATCCTTTAAATGTTGATGAACACAATAGCGATGAACCTTTAAATGTGGATGAGCAAAATAGGGATGAACCTTTGAATGTTGATGAAAATAATAAAGATGAACCTTTGAATGTTGATGAAAATAATAGGGATGAACCTTTGAATGCTAATGAAAATAATAGCGATGAACCTTTGAATGTAGACGAAACTATAAATTTAGATGATCCAACTGAATGGACTGTTATTAATGCTAATTTAAGAGATTTGCTTGTAGAAAAGGGACCGGTAAAGGTTTATGATTATGATTTTCCAAAAGATGAATATTCTAGAAACTTTAGCTCTTCTTTTTATATGCAAAAAATGGCAAATGGGGAAAAATACGAAAGAAAATGGTTGCTTTACTCAATAAAGGTAGATAGGGTATTTTGTTTTTGTTGCAAATTATTTGATGTGAATTCTTGTAAAAGTAAATTAGCAAAAGGAGGTAGTAAGGATTGGAGAAATATGAATGATAAACTAAAAAAACATGAATCAAGTAAAGAACATATTATGAATATGAGCAAATGGTTTGAGTTAGAAACAAGGTTAGCAAAAAATAATACAATTGATAAAGAAACTCAAATTCTTATAAATAAAGATAAGGAACATTGGAAAGATGTACTTAAAAGAATTATTGGCGTTGTAAAAACTTTTAGCATGAACAATATACCATTTCGTGGAGATAACGAAAAACTTTATGAAAAAAACAATGGTAATTTTTTAGCTATTGTTCAAATGATTgcagaatttgatctcgtaatgAAAGAACATGTTAGACGAATAAAGAACAAAGAAATCTACAATAATTATCTTGGTCATAATATGCAAAACGAACTAATTAGTTTATTAGCATgtgaagttaaaaataaaattgttAATAAAGTTAAGGAAGCTAAATACTTTTCAGTTATACTTGATTGCACACCCGATACTAGTCATAAAGAACAAATGTCAATTATTTTACGATGCTTAGATATCTCATCAACACCGATTGAAGTTAAAGAATATTTTTTTGAATTTATAATAGTAGATGATACAACCGGTAAAGGTCTATTTGATGCTATGGTTGAAGAAATTAGTAATATAGGACTTGACATAAATAATATTAGAGGACAAGGCTATGACAATGGTTCAAATATGAAAGGAAAGCATCAAGGTGTTCAAAAAAGATTGTTAGATATTAATCCTAGGGCCTTTTATACACCATGTGGTTGTCATAGTTTAAATTTAGTTCTTTGTGATATGGCTAATTCGTGTACAAAAGCTCGTGAGTTTTTTGGAATTATACAACGTACTTATACAATTTTTGCTTCATCAACCAAAAGGTGGAAAATATTACAAGATTGTTTACCAAAATTAACTCTAAAACCTTTATCACAAACACGTTGGGAAAGTAGGGTAGAAAGTGTTAAGGCAATTAGATATCAAGCGCCACAAATAAAAAAGGCACTTATGAAATTATATAGTGATGATGATGCAAAAGTTCTAAGTGAGGCTAAATCCTTGGCAGATTTTGAATTCAATAAGTTTGAATTTTTATTAGGAATGGTTATTTGGTATGAAATTTTGTGTGCTATTAATCGTGTTAGCAAGAGCTTACAGGAAAAAGATATGTGTATTGATAGTGCTATACAAAAATTAGATGGCCTTTTGTGTTATTTTGAAAATTATAGAGAAAATGGATTCGAAAATGCTATTATTGATGCAAAAGAAATCGCTTTAGAGATGGATGTAGAACCTATGTTTCGTGAAAAACGTATCATCCATAGAAATAGACGATTTGATGAAAATGTTACTAATGAAACTACTAAAACTCCTATTGAATTATTTAAAACCGATTACTTTTCTTTTTATATATAG